AGCTCCGTCCGGTCCACGGCCAGCTCCAGGTCGGGGAACCTGGCGAACAGCTTGCCCAGGCCGATCTTGACCTCCTCGCGGGCGATCGCCCAGCCGAGGCAGAAATGCGGACCGACACCGAAGGCGAGGTGCGTCTTGTCGGTACGGTCCACATCGAACTCGCCGGCCGTGTCGCCGTGCACCTCCGGGTCGCGGCCGACACCGGCGTAGTTGACCAGAATCGCCTCGCCTTTGGGAATCGTGACGCCGTCGATGTCGATGTCCTCGACCGCGTAACGCAATGGCAGGTGTGCCACCGGGCCCTCGACCCGCAGCCCCTCCTCGATCGCCTCGTCCCAGGAGACCTCGCCGGCGAGCAGGCGGTCGAGCTGGTCGCGGTGGGTCAGCAGCTCCACCAGGAACTTGCCGAGGAAGTCGACCGTGGTCGAGGTGCCGGCACCGAGGATGGCGAAGAGCGTGCCCAGCAGCTCTTCCTGGGTCAGCTTGGAGTTCTCGTCGTCCCGGGCGAGGATCAGGTCGCTGGTGATGTCCTCGCCGGGGTCGTGCCGCTTGAGCTCGATGAGATCGGCGATCGCGCTCTGCCACCCGATCAGCAGCGCCTGGGCCTGCTCCGGGCTCACCGTCGTGTTCACCATCATATCCATGACCTGGGCGGTCTTGGTCCGGGACTGCTCGGACATGCCCAGCATGTCGGCCATCAGCCGGGCCGGCAACGGGTAGCAGAACCGCTCCCGCAGGTCGACGACCTCGCCGGGGGCGACAGCGCCGAGGCTGTCGACCAGCTCGTCGACCAGCTCCTCGATCCGCGGCCGGAGCGCCTCGATCCGCTTGGGGCTGAACGCCTTGCTGACCAGGCGGCGCAGCCGTACCTGGTTCTTGCCGGTCGCGGTGGCCATGTTGTCCATGGTGATCCAGCTGATGAGCTCCCAGCCGGGCGGGATCTCGTTGTTGATGAAAGCGGGCCAGTGGTCCCGGGCGCTCTTGGTGACCAGCGGGTCCTTGAGGATCTGCTTGGCACCCGAGTAATGGTTGACCGACCAGACCACGACGCCGCCGGGCAGCTCGACCCGGGTGGCCGGACCTCGCAGGCGCAGCTCGTCGGCTTCGGCGTGAATGTCCGTACCTGCTGGGTCCAGTGCGAATGGGCACTGACCGGTCCCGTGATCGTCCA
This window of the Amycolatopsis balhimycina FH 1894 genome carries:
- a CDS encoding cytochrome P450 family protein, with the protein product MDDHGTGQCPFALDPAGTDIHAEADELRLRGPATRVELPGGVVVWSVNHYSGAKQILKDPLVTKSARDHWPAFINNEIPPGWELISWITMDNMATATGKNQVRLRRLVSKAFSPKRIEALRPRIEELVDELVDSLGAVAPGEVVDLRERFCYPLPARLMADMLGMSEQSRTKTAQVMDMMVNTTVSPEQAQALLIGWQSAIADLIELKRHDPGEDITSDLILARDDENSKLTQEELLGTLFAILGAGTSTTVDFLGKFLVELLTHRDQLDRLLAGEVSWDEAIEEGLRVEGPVAHLPLRYAVEDIDIDGVTIPKGEAILVNYAGVGRDPEVHGDTAGEFDVDRTDKTHLAFGVGPHFCLGWAIAREEVKIGLGKLFARFPDLELAVDRTELQSTPTFIMNGYRSLPVRLAATRSGADRTVAA